In Anas platyrhynchos isolate ZD024472 breed Pekin duck chromosome 19, IASCAAS_PekinDuck_T2T, whole genome shotgun sequence, the genomic window TTCCCCTGCCGTTTGGTGAACCcagcccccctctccccccccccaccggtCTCCCAAGGATGGATCATTCCCAGTGCCTTGTGACTATATACGCCTTGGTGGTTCTGCTGGGTCTCCGGCTAGAGCAAGGCGCCTGCCAGCACTATCTGCACATCCGACCGGCTCCCAGCGACAACTTGCCCTTGGTGGATCTAATCGAGCACCCGGACCCTATCTTCGACCCCAAGGAGAAGGATCTTAACGAGACCTTGCTAAGGAACCTCATGGGCGGACACTTCGACCCTAACTTTATGGCTATTTCCCTGCCCGAGGACCGGCTCGGGGTGGACGATCTAGCCGAGCTGGACTTGCTGCTCAGGCAGAGACCCTCGGGAGCGATGCCCAGCGAAATCAAAGGGCTGGAGTTTTACGACGGGCTGCAGCCGGGCAAGAAGCACAGGCTGAGCAAGAAGCTGCGCAGGAAGCTGCAGATGTGGCTCTGGTCCCAGACCTTCTGCCCGGTCCTATACACGTGGAACGATCTCGGCAGCCGCTTTTGGCCCCGGTACGTCAAAGTGGGCAGCTGCTACAGTAAAAGGTCTTGTTCAGTCCCAGAAGGCATGGTTTGCAAACCTGCCAAGTCCGTGCATTTAACGATCCTGAGGTGGAGGTGCCAGCGTCGGGGAGGGCAGAGGTGCACATGGATACCCATCCAGTACCCCATCATTTCGGAGTGCAAGTGCTCCTGCTAGGGCTGCCGCTCGCCCTTCTCGCCCCTTCCCTGGCGGACTCACGTGGACCTTTgctgcaacaaaaataaaagacacttGCTTTCTGGTTAACGTTGTAATGCACTGTAACGTGTAGGAGAATGTatattgtgtgtatatatggCACCGTTTTAATATACTATTAAAAGGTCAGTATTATACGTGAAATAATCAGCGTCTACTGTATTTTTAAGACTATTACCCTGATCGTTGctaatgtatcttttttttttttttttttttggtatttataTTCCAGAGAGAAGTTGCTTCGCTTTGGCGAAGTAGGTTGGGGTTGctgttgtgtgttttcttttttttttttttttttttaataaaaggattaaaaaatacaaaccaaacTTTTTGATAAGAAAACGttttaaagctattttccaTTATACGGaaagcgtgtgtgtgtgtgtgtttcttcttcctccttatggactttagattaaaaaaaaaaaaaaaaaaagaataaacgCCTAGAGCACAACGTTATTGTAAATAGAGAGAACAGTTTGAATGACTTAATCCTATGTAAATGAAGAGTATCTGCTATTTATTCTTTATATCCCTGTAGTAAAAGCGCAGCGCAGAATTAAAGTCAACCACTAAAACACGAGCCGTCCGCAGTCTGTTTGCTCTCTGCTCGGGCCGCCCCCGGGGGGGGACGCACACACGGGACACTTTCTTCTCCCCTCGCTGGGCGCCGGGGGGGTGGGAACGTGCCGGGCGCCGGTGCCGGAGGGCAGCAGatcccccccggccccccctagccccgcagcgccccgggggggtcccgctcGCCCCGCTGGGGGCCGCCCGCTGCCCGCCGCGCCCCTGGGGCGGACCCGCACCGCCCGCCGGCCTcgggctgctgctttttttttttttttttttttttgtaaccgCTTGACATTTCATTTACAGCGGGACACGTGTCTTTCACACCTACCATTGTGGTGGGACACTGCTGAAACTTGACCCTTGGGCTTTGGGGGGTTGCAGCGGGCACACGGCGTTAGGCTGATCCTCGCACAGTTTTCCCGGCCGGAGGCAACCCGGGAACCCTGCGGGCACCCGCCGGCCTCCGGGGCATCCTCCCGGGCACGGCCCGGTCCGGAGGGGCACGGCCCGGCTGGCCCGGCCCCTcccggctcggcacggcccggcacggcccggcccgggacGCCGCTGCCCCGGCTCCAGcgcccggcgccccccggccccgccgcccccggccccgggctccgctgggcgctgcggggaggccCCGGCGTTGTGAGCGCAGCGCTCGGCTCGTGCGCGCTGCCGGAGCCGCCGCTAGGATCTCGGAGATAGCAACTGCACAAACAGCCCCGCCACGTGCTCTTCAAAGGCTGCCTGACAGTGCAGAAagccttttccttatttatCTTGGAatcaaaaaactttaaaaaaaaaaaaaactcccagCGAATCTATGCTAATTATTGTAAACCCGCGGGTCTTTCATTGACGAAGCCCAGCCCTGCGTTCTCTGTGCCGCCTATCTCTGAATGCATATTCATTCCCTCTCGCACACTTTCGGTACGTTTTACCATCAGtctctttgcttttaatttcaatagtttgaaaaaaaaatcagatcttgGGACATTTAGGGTATTCATTAACCTagtgaagaggaacagaggCATTATTACTCACATAGAAGGCACCCTGCCCCCATGTCTATCTAAGGGTTCATTGTAAAAGGATTAAAAGTTAAAGACCTTCATCTTATGATTCTTTCATTTAATCTTCGTGGCGCCTGAAAGACATGCTGGATGGATgatcacatttaaaatattcctaATGTCGGCTACCTTAGGACTCCAGGCAGGGCAAACAAACGTaatttatttctagaagaaAGGGGATATTGAGATGTTTAAGTTTATGAACCACCATTACCATGTATATTTGTTAGGTTCTGACAAATACccaaataacattaaaatcaGCCATTCATCACATATGAATTTATGCAAAACCTTCTATGCCTGGGGCCAATATTTTTTTAGACAgagtttcacttaaaaaaaaaaaaaaaagtttatttaaaaaaaaaaaagccaaaagcaaGAGTTTTTCATGACTGGTAAACACGAGAATTATGTGAACAGAAACTATTTCATGCTGGGATGGCAGCCAGGGACTCGGGAATGTCAACAAAAGTTCTCCGAAGGTTGAAAATGTCACTGGATTACAATACAAGGTCCTTTGCCCCATTAGCAAACTTCACTAAAGTAATATTCCCACTACATAGGGAGGGACTCACCCAGTGATTTATCTGTCTGTGATTCGAGCAATGGGGCAAACAGAGGCTTCATCTGGAAACCACCTCTGCCTGTTTGCTTGAGGATTTTAAATTTCACGTGTGCAgagatgtgtgtgtttgtgggtGTTATGTGAGTGTCAAATAAGTGCGTTGGTGGTAATCTATCACCATATCTGTCTGGTTTCTTAACCTGGTAGTCACTCAGTCAGGAAGGTGTATGGACATACAGCCTTTCTCAACTAGTAATGCCCCGGTACTAACACATTTACAAGAATAttttgggttaaaaaaaaaaaaaaaatcaagtttcaCTATCCACAGggcctgtgattttattttatttttttttaaaataaataactaaattttGTCAGCTGGTAGAGCAAAAATAAACGAGTAGTTTTCACTGTTGTTTCTGGTCAGGTTCACTTTCTGGTCCTCCTGCCCTAGTGTTGAAATGTTTGGCTTGTAGTGGAAGTGTTTCAagccaaacaaataaaatatctttctgaTGAATGTTTCTATGCAAATCTTTTTAATATTAGATTTTGtaatatgtttttaaagcaaaattgaaTTATGGC contains:
- the NOG gene encoding noggin, which gives rise to MDHSQCLVTIYALVVLLGLRLEQGACQHYLHIRPAPSDNLPLVDLIEHPDPIFDPKEKDLNETLLRNLMGGHFDPNFMAISLPEDRLGVDDLAELDLLLRQRPSGAMPSEIKGLEFYDGLQPGKKHRLSKKLRRKLQMWLWSQTFCPVLYTWNDLGSRFWPRYVKVGSCYSKRSCSVPEGMVCKPAKSVHLTILRWRCQRRGGQRCTWIPIQYPIISECKCSC